Proteins co-encoded in one bacterium genomic window:
- a CDS encoding alpha amylase C-terminal domain-containing protein has translation MGAIPYSGGTTFRVWAPNADSVSVMGSFNGYDKDANPLAFETSSSDGLWSADVVDAVPGDDYEYVIRYEDQTLYRTDPRALQVENSVGKGIIVDPECDWSSFSTPPFHKQVIYELHIGTFNDNPGGAPGTWNSATQKLDYLHDLGVNMIEVMPVGEFAGDFSWGYNPAFPFAPESAYGTVDDMRNFVEQAHQRDMGVIIDLVHNHWGPSDLDMWCFDGPSYGNGGIYFYSDWKKSTPWGDTRPDYGRYQVRKYIKDNALYWLEDMHCDGLRWDSTTNIDVGDGWNLMQWCNDKIDQSQSWKISIAEDLQNNEWVTKATGAGGAGFDSQWDAGFVHPIRAAIITTNDSDRDMYSVRDAITHKYNGDHVQRVIYTESHDEVANGKSRVPEEIWPGNADSWASQKRSTLGAAIVMTSPGIPMIFEGQELLEDRYFQDTDPIDWTRATTFNGIHDLYRDLIRLRRDWYSTTKGLQGNNVNVFHVNNSAKVIAYHRYDAGGPGDDVIVVANFSNRSFSSYNIGFPRGGTWKVRFNSDWNHYGPFDNFYAYDTVANSGGKDGFGYNGNIGIGKYTAIILSQD, from the coding sequence ATGGGAGCGATTCCATACAGTGGTGGAACGACATTCCGAGTCTGGGCTCCCAACGCAGACTCTGTATCGGTGATGGGGAGCTTCAATGGATATGATAAGGACGCCAATCCGTTGGCATTCGAGACGTCCTCGTCGGATGGCCTGTGGTCGGCGGACGTGGTCGATGCAGTCCCGGGCGATGACTACGAGTACGTGATCCGCTACGAGGATCAGACACTGTATCGAACAGACCCGCGTGCGCTCCAGGTGGAGAACTCGGTGGGCAAGGGTATCATCGTGGATCCGGAATGCGACTGGAGCAGTTTCTCGACTCCTCCCTTCCACAAGCAGGTCATTTACGAACTGCACATCGGCACGTTCAACGACAACCCAGGTGGCGCGCCGGGGACTTGGAACAGTGCGACGCAAAAGTTGGATTACCTGCACGATCTGGGCGTCAACATGATCGAAGTCATGCCGGTTGGCGAGTTCGCCGGCGACTTCTCCTGGGGATACAATCCCGCGTTCCCATTCGCTCCGGAGAGCGCATACGGGACTGTGGACGACATGCGGAATTTCGTCGAGCAGGCGCACCAGCGCGACATGGGTGTCATCATCGATCTGGTGCACAATCATTGGGGACCGAGCGATCTTGATATGTGGTGCTTCGACGGGCCAAGCTACGGCAATGGTGGGATCTATTTCTACTCGGATTGGAAGAAGAGCACACCCTGGGGCGATACGCGGCCGGACTATGGGCGCTATCAGGTGCGCAAGTACATCAAGGACAACGCGCTCTACTGGCTGGAGGACATGCACTGCGATGGATTGCGGTGGGACTCGACGACCAACATCGACGTAGGCGACGGCTGGAATCTTATGCAGTGGTGCAACGACAAGATCGATCAGAGCCAATCATGGAAGATCTCGATCGCGGAGGACCTCCAGAATAACGAGTGGGTCACGAAGGCGACAGGTGCGGGCGGGGCAGGGTTTGACTCGCAGTGGGACGCGGGGTTCGTGCATCCGATTCGCGCTGCGATCATTACGACGAACGACAGCGACCGCGACATGTACTCGGTGCGAGACGCGATCACCCACAAGTACAACGGCGATCATGTTCAGCGCGTGATTTACACCGAGAGCCATGATGAGGTGGCGAATGGCAAGTCGCGTGTGCCGGAGGAAATCTGGCCAGGCAACGCAGATAGCTGGGCGTCGCAGAAGCGCTCGACATTGGGCGCTGCGATTGTGATGACCTCTCCCGGTATTCCGATGATCTTCGAAGGGCAGGAGTTGCTCGAGGATCGCTACTTCCAGGACACCGATCCGATCGACTGGACTCGCGCGACAACCTTCAACGGGATCCACGACCTCTACCGCGATCTGATCCGCCTGCGGCGAGACTGGTACAGCACGACGAAGGGATTGCAGGGAAACAATGTGAATGTCTTCCATGTGAACAACAGCGCGAAAGTCATTGCCTACCACCGTTACGATGCCGGCGGGCCCGGTGATGATGTCATCGTCGTGGCGAACTTCTCGAATAGGTCCTTCTCGAGCTACAATATTGGATTCCCGCGCGGGGGAACGTGGAAGGTGCGTTTCAACAGCGACTGGAATCACTATGGACCGTTCGATAACTTCTATGCGTACGACACGGTCGCCAATTCCGGCGGGAAGGATGGGTTCGGATACAACGGCAATATCGGAATTGGGAAATACACAGCGATTATTCTCTCTCAGGATTAA
- a CDS encoding RecQ family ATP-dependent DNA helicase, translating to MTATPPAKTSSASTHQALLGTLKDIWGYDEFRPLQDQAMTAVMQKRDSLVVLPTGGGKSLCFQAPALRRPGMALIISPLISLMRDQVMQLHRSGVEAGCLHSGQPQEEAWEVRQALAEARLKLLYLSPERVALDDLRQLLGPSEVSFIAIDEAHCISMWGHDFRPEYRQFRELREVFPEADMHGYTATATREVSQDIVDQLGLRDPLVLRGSFDRPNIHYTAMPRKRAVDKLIEVVRRHPGQPGIIYCISRKETDRVADQLSQKGFDALPYHAGKDSEERIAAQESFINDRTDIIVATTAFGMGINKPDVRFVVHMGMPKSLENFQQESGRAGRDGLPAESVVLHSYQDVMTWKLVMSEAPPEMQRIANAHLDKMYAWCNATECRRSLLLKHFDERYPADNCRHCDHCSGGFVPVPDSHTVAQKILSCVKRLDEAHNAAYTTDVLRGSKRRAILDAEHDKLSTHGLLHGESREAVEDWIEQLRANEFLAAGEGGALSVTRRGWEILRNRKIAILMDRTSKPAKGPEASGDLTSDQQQEFERLRAVRKELAARDKVPPYMVLGDRSLHEIVKRRPKNLIEFSRIHGVGKRKLNDYAEPFLDALWQRQSRPRFHRSEAEIAAKKPDAYELFDLNVPLEAVARQLGLENREIERHLTSYIRDRGLTDATLWVPTDLAEEIEAELEESPDGRLAPIKKALNHRATYLQLRIVQACLRNRG from the coding sequence ATGACCGCCACGCCCCCAGCCAAGACCTCATCCGCCTCCACCCACCAGGCACTGCTCGGCACCCTGAAGGACATTTGGGGATACGACGAGTTCCGCCCTCTGCAGGACCAGGCCATGACGGCCGTCATGCAGAAGCGCGACTCCCTTGTCGTGCTCCCGACGGGAGGCGGGAAATCGCTGTGTTTTCAGGCGCCTGCGCTGCGCCGCCCGGGAATGGCGCTGATCATTTCTCCGCTGATTTCGCTCATGCGCGACCAGGTCATGCAACTCCACCGCAGCGGCGTCGAAGCCGGCTGCCTGCACAGCGGCCAGCCCCAGGAAGAGGCTTGGGAGGTCCGCCAGGCGCTGGCCGAAGCCCGCCTGAAGCTCCTCTATCTTTCCCCGGAACGCGTCGCGCTCGACGACCTGCGGCAATTACTCGGTCCGTCCGAAGTCTCTTTCATCGCGATCGACGAGGCCCATTGCATCAGCATGTGGGGACATGATTTCCGGCCGGAGTACCGACAGTTTCGTGAGTTGCGCGAGGTTTTCCCCGAAGCAGACATGCACGGCTACACGGCGACCGCCACGCGCGAAGTCAGCCAGGATATTGTCGATCAACTTGGCCTGCGCGACCCTCTCGTTCTGCGCGGGTCATTCGACCGGCCGAACATTCACTACACAGCGATGCCTCGAAAGCGCGCCGTGGACAAGTTGATCGAAGTCGTTCGCCGTCACCCCGGGCAGCCGGGGATCATCTACTGCATTTCGCGCAAGGAAACCGATCGCGTTGCAGACCAGTTGAGTCAGAAGGGCTTCGATGCCTTGCCTTACCACGCCGGAAAGGACTCCGAGGAACGCATCGCCGCCCAGGAGTCCTTCATCAACGATCGGACAGACATCATTGTCGCGACCACGGCGTTCGGCATGGGAATCAACAAGCCCGACGTGCGGTTTGTCGTGCACATGGGCATGCCGAAATCGCTGGAGAATTTCCAGCAGGAGAGCGGTCGCGCCGGGCGTGACGGCCTTCCGGCAGAAAGCGTCGTCCTGCACTCCTACCAGGACGTCATGACCTGGAAACTCGTCATGAGCGAGGCGCCGCCCGAAATGCAGCGCATCGCCAACGCGCACCTGGACAAGATGTATGCGTGGTGCAATGCCACGGAGTGTCGCCGCAGTCTCTTGCTGAAGCACTTCGACGAACGTTATCCTGCCGACAATTGCCGGCATTGCGATCATTGTTCCGGCGGGTTCGTTCCCGTGCCGGACAGCCATACCGTGGCGCAGAAGATCCTCTCCTGCGTCAAGCGCCTCGACGAAGCGCACAACGCCGCCTACACGACAGATGTCCTCCGCGGATCGAAACGTCGCGCCATTCTGGATGCAGAACACGACAAGCTCAGCACCCACGGCCTGCTGCACGGAGAGAGCAGGGAAGCCGTCGAAGACTGGATCGAGCAACTGCGCGCCAATGAGTTTCTCGCGGCGGGAGAGGGCGGCGCTCTGTCCGTGACAAGACGCGGGTGGGAGATCCTCCGAAACCGCAAGATCGCGATCCTGATGGATCGGACCTCGAAGCCTGCCAAGGGCCCAGAGGCATCCGGAGATCTGACCTCCGATCAGCAGCAGGAATTCGAACGCCTCCGCGCCGTGCGAAAGGAACTGGCCGCGCGCGACAAGGTTCCGCCGTACATGGTGCTTGGTGACCGATCGCTGCACGAAATCGTGAAGCGCAGGCCGAAGAACCTCATCGAGTTCTCGCGGATCCACGGCGTCGGGAAACGGAAGCTCAATGACTATGCGGAGCCCTTCCTGGATGCCCTCTGGCAGCGCCAGAGCCGTCCTCGGTTCCACCGCAGCGAAGCGGAAATCGCCGCGAAAAAGCCCGACGCCTACGAACTCTTCGACCTCAATGTGCCACTCGAAGCCGTAGCCCGGCAGCTTGGTCTGGAGAACCGGGAAATCGAGCGGCACCTGACCTCGTACATCCGCGATCGAGGGCTGACCGATGCCACACTGTGGGTGCCGACCGATCTTGCCGAGGAAATCGAGGCCGAACTGGAGGAGTCGCCCGACGGCCGACTCGCCCCCATCAAGAAAGCCCTGAATCACCGCGCCACTTACTTGCAGTTGCGCATCGTCCAGGCTTGCCTCCGGAATCGTGGATGA
- a CDS encoding TetR/AcrR family transcriptional regulator, whose protein sequence is MARPSSKERILKAAETIVARDGAAHLTLDAVAAEAGISKGGLLYHFKTKQALIAAILDAHCKAAIAAHEAEVKRLGPNMKSELEAYLQATQASEKDPLYDRQIGVAIIAAIANEPEIARAASDRFDDLENRLWGKRENFNADAAIIWLAAHGLKFFHLVDHEPFTPEQRKAILDRMLHLAREQGEKSS, encoded by the coding sequence ATGGCGCGCCCAAGTTCAAAGGAGCGTATTCTGAAAGCCGCCGAGACAATCGTGGCTCGGGACGGCGCTGCGCACCTGACGCTCGATGCCGTGGCCGCCGAAGCAGGCATCAGCAAGGGCGGGCTGCTTTATCACTTCAAGACTAAGCAGGCCCTGATCGCCGCAATTCTCGACGCTCATTGCAAGGCGGCCATCGCTGCCCACGAAGCCGAAGTCAAGCGCCTTGGCCCCAACATGAAGTCCGAGCTGGAAGCTTACCTCCAAGCGACGCAGGCCTCCGAAAAGGACCCGCTCTACGATCGCCAGATCGGCGTCGCGATCATCGCTGCCATCGCCAATGAACCCGAAATCGCCCGAGCCGCATCCGACCGATTCGACGACCTCGAGAATCGTCTGTGGGGCAAACGGGAGAACTTCAACGCCGACGCTGCCATTATCTGGCTCGCCGCGCACGGACTGAAGTTCTTCCACCTCGTCGACCACGAACCCTTCACCCCCGAGCAGCGCAAAGCCATCCTGGATCGCATGCTCCACCTCGCCCGCGAACAGGGGGAGAAGTCCTCCTGA
- a CDS encoding DNA-binding transcriptional regulator, giving the protein MNAPLVALDIAGTSFTETYRIGVFHGIIDYARKNTTWKLLYNVRTFSLVHRYKSYDELIGLGASGIIFSTRDPGRLEAIRETGLPAVSITNNPGGSAPTVITDDEEIGRIGGKHLLERGFVNFAFVGSTKEPWEVQRHRGFESAVMERATTCYFFRDEKDAEGDQDAVTARELEEWIKSLPKPIGIMGADDGRALHVLEACHDLGVSVPQDVAILGVDNNVVVCESLLPSLSSVAQNNARVGWEAAALLDRAIQGEQLGPVQIVVPPREVITRMSTDIIAIDDDALARALSFIRENLADSFSVDQIARAAGVSRSLLEKKFRTSLDSTITDLVRDQRLKAAMRLMVETPMMLKEIAEATGFRRATYFCSVFHREMGESPRQWRSRHRIDIPRE; this is encoded by the coding sequence TTGAACGCGCCCCTTGTAGCACTGGATATCGCCGGAACGTCGTTCACAGAGACCTACCGGATCGGAGTCTTCCACGGCATCATCGACTATGCCCGGAAGAATACGACCTGGAAGTTGCTCTACAACGTGCGCACGTTTTCGCTGGTGCATCGCTACAAGAGCTACGATGAGTTGATAGGGCTAGGCGCTTCGGGCATCATCTTCTCCACGCGCGATCCCGGACGACTCGAGGCTATTCGCGAGACAGGTCTACCTGCGGTCAGTATTACCAACAACCCTGGGGGAAGCGCTCCGACCGTTATAACGGACGACGAAGAGATTGGCCGAATCGGCGGCAAGCATCTTCTGGAGAGAGGCTTTGTCAATTTCGCCTTCGTCGGTTCCACGAAAGAGCCTTGGGAAGTTCAACGGCATCGCGGCTTCGAATCTGCGGTGATGGAGAGGGCAACGACGTGCTATTTCTTTCGCGACGAGAAGGACGCCGAGGGTGACCAGGATGCCGTCACGGCCCGGGAGTTGGAGGAGTGGATCAAGTCTCTGCCGAAACCGATCGGAATCATGGGCGCCGACGATGGTCGAGCCCTCCATGTCCTTGAGGCCTGTCACGATCTTGGTGTCTCTGTTCCTCAGGATGTTGCGATCCTGGGTGTAGACAACAATGTTGTGGTGTGCGAATCTCTTCTTCCTTCACTCTCCAGCGTCGCGCAAAACAATGCGAGAGTGGGGTGGGAAGCGGCGGCGTTGCTCGATCGCGCCATTCAGGGAGAACAGCTGGGACCAGTCCAGATTGTAGTGCCGCCCCGCGAGGTGATCACGCGCATGTCAACGGACATCATTGCCATCGACGATGACGCCTTGGCGCGCGCGTTGAGTTTCATCCGCGAGAACCTGGCGGATTCTTTCTCCGTCGATCAGATTGCGCGCGCCGCAGGCGTTTCACGCAGCCTGCTGGAGAAGAAGTTCCGAACCAGTCTCGACTCGACGATAACGGACCTGGTTCGTGACCAGAGACTGAAAGCCGCCATGCGCCTGATGGTTGAGACTCCGATGATGCTGAAGGAGATCGCGGAGGCGACCGGTTTCCGTCGCGCAACGTACTTCTGCAGCGTCTTTCATCGCGAGATGGGCGAATCTCCTCGCCAGTGGCGATCCCGACATCGGATCGACATCCCGAGAGAGTGA
- a CDS encoding DUF4960 domain-containing protein: MSRSRGLKSSLFALLVGILGLSAMQDAPAEGAVVLGAVSSFDDLTSEQLKAYEFAIGSCGAQLLTFDEIAADPGAFDDVDVAWWHEDASTDLPEAANDATVLSQIQGFVESGGGLLLTGFAPQYVLSLGYEDTPPSLVIQDPTTSGEWGFRQREPAHPIFNGLPETFLVLSSNLTVDNNIVWWNDPTRFDGRWLADTEWSGYLVTVGEYTLEQGRILLVGTGAFEWDHPGENLHRDNLELFTANILDYLTTPLPTPTPSLTPTPTPQPGEDIVLADFEWSHWNGWSATGTAWGGAPSTGAPASNFLGGSYASSSYGGDGATGVLTSPPFLINRDYLKFLTSGGSYLEASGYGGQTRVNLLIDGEVAKYAAGSSQTNRMDWLEWDLRDLQGATAQIQLTDTATGPWGHLNIDHIVLSNSPLNDLFAIDRKYLNIPVRLDRPERVVDLLIDGLAVEEFKINLGTPTDHDFYAFIEMSAHMGERALLRVDATNVQDVSQFPLRDEIITDTPIYEEPLRPRYHYTARRGFMNDTNGMVHFNGEYHLSYQHNPFQLRVGNQVWGHAVSTNLVHWLELPTAINGDALGQIWSGSAVVDTANTSGLGEDAIVSFYTNAAGYGNNNIMSAGQNFTQSFAYSLDRNRTHIKYRNNPVLLNQPPGDNRDPYVFWYEPDQKWIMLLWLRNNPSTFAYFSSLDLIEWTKTSEFIFDGVIEVPMLFQLPLDGDETDMRWILWAGDGHYYIGQFNGESFTPANGPFWMPGATDSNFIMAASQIFSNMPDGRKILMANDNSARDFPGMPFNKMLTFPVELSLRTDPSGSPWIYANPVEEIAELIEETREWTNVPLGGSNAIPNTWGEAYMIDASFEWGSASSLTFDLGTAEVTYNISTRTLSCTPDGAHTSSRHMDGSTPLGDSLRLQILVDVGSVEIFGNDGHRYMTIAVPPRAGEQSLSLTAQGSGAVLKQMFLHKLGSCWERTPEPPAIRGEGLFLY, from the coding sequence ATGTCCCGTTCGCGTGGTCTGAAATCCTCTCTCTTCGCACTTCTTGTGGGTATCCTTGGCCTCTCTGCGATGCAGGACGCTCCAGCAGAGGGGGCAGTCGTTCTCGGCGCAGTTTCTTCGTTCGACGACCTGACTTCCGAACAGCTCAAGGCCTACGAGTTTGCCATCGGGAGCTGCGGGGCGCAGCTGCTGACATTCGATGAGATCGCGGCCGATCCCGGGGCGTTCGACGATGTGGATGTCGCCTGGTGGCACGAGGATGCCTCCACAGATTTGCCTGAGGCAGCAAATGACGCCACGGTCCTTAGCCAAATCCAAGGTTTCGTCGAGTCGGGTGGCGGCCTGCTTCTCACGGGGTTCGCTCCCCAGTATGTCCTGTCCCTGGGCTACGAGGACACGCCTCCTTCCCTTGTTATCCAAGATCCAACAACATCGGGTGAATGGGGATTCCGCCAAAGGGAGCCTGCGCACCCGATCTTCAACGGCCTGCCTGAGACATTTCTCGTCCTGTCAAGTAACCTGACCGTCGATAACAATATTGTCTGGTGGAACGATCCTACCCGCTTTGACGGCAGGTGGCTGGCAGACACCGAATGGTCGGGCTACCTGGTGACAGTCGGGGAATACACGCTCGAACAGGGACGCATCCTTCTCGTCGGCACAGGAGCCTTCGAGTGGGATCATCCGGGAGAGAACCTTCACCGCGACAATCTGGAATTGTTCACGGCGAACATTTTGGATTATTTGACGACCCCTCTGCCAACCCCGACTCCCTCACTGACGCCGACACCGACTCCCCAGCCCGGCGAGGACATTGTGCTGGCCGACTTCGAATGGTCCCACTGGAATGGCTGGTCGGCCACCGGCACTGCGTGGGGAGGTGCGCCCTCCACGGGAGCGCCCGCAAGCAACTTCCTGGGCGGGAGCTATGCCAGTTCCTCGTACGGTGGCGATGGAGCCACAGGGGTCCTGACCTCCCCCCCATTCCTCATCAATCGCGATTATCTGAAGTTCCTGACCAGTGGTGGATCGTACCTTGAGGCGAGCGGCTACGGCGGGCAGACGCGCGTCAACCTGCTGATCGATGGAGAAGTCGCGAAATACGCTGCGGGCAGCAGCCAGACCAATCGCATGGATTGGCTGGAGTGGGATCTTCGCGATCTCCAGGGGGCGACTGCCCAGATTCAACTGACCGATACGGCTACTGGCCCGTGGGGGCACCTCAACATCGATCACATCGTCTTGTCGAACTCTCCTCTGAATGACCTGTTTGCCATCGACAGGAAATACCTCAATATCCCGGTGCGCCTGGATCGTCCCGAGAGAGTCGTTGATCTCTTGATCGATGGACTGGCGGTTGAGGAGTTTAAGATCAACCTGGGCACGCCGACAGATCACGACTTCTATGCATTCATCGAGATGAGTGCTCACATGGGCGAACGGGCGCTTCTCCGTGTAGATGCCACCAACGTGCAGGATGTTTCCCAGTTCCCTCTCAGGGACGAAATCATCACCGACACTCCCATTTACGAAGAACCACTGCGCCCACGCTATCACTACACGGCACGCCGCGGCTTCATGAATGACACCAATGGCATGGTCCACTTCAACGGCGAATACCATCTTTCTTACCAGCACAATCCCTTCCAGCTCAGGGTCGGCAACCAGGTGTGGGGACATGCCGTCAGCACGAACCTGGTGCATTGGCTTGAACTCCCCACTGCGATCAACGGCGATGCGCTTGGCCAAATCTGGTCGGGATCCGCTGTCGTGGATACTGCGAACACCTCAGGTCTGGGCGAAGATGCCATTGTGAGCTTCTACACGAATGCCGCGGGTTATGGGAACAACAACATCATGTCGGCGGGACAGAACTTCACCCAGAGCTTCGCCTACAGCCTTGATCGCAATCGGACACACATCAAGTACCGCAACAATCCCGTCTTGCTGAATCAGCCGCCCGGCGATAATCGCGACCCTTATGTCTTCTGGTACGAACCCGATCAGAAGTGGATCATGTTGCTCTGGTTGCGCAATAATCCCAGCACGTTCGCCTATTTCTCATCTCTCGATCTGATCGAGTGGACGAAGACGTCCGAGTTCATCTTCGATGGAGTGATCGAGGTGCCGATGCTCTTTCAACTCCCGTTGGATGGAGACGAGACGGACATGCGATGGATTCTCTGGGCGGGCGACGGCCACTACTACATTGGCCAATTCAACGGCGAGTCATTCACGCCCGCAAACGGTCCCTTCTGGATGCCGGGGGCAACGGATAGCAATTTCATCATGGCCGCTTCGCAGATCTTCAGCAACATGCCGGATGGCAGGAAGATCTTGATGGCCAATGATAACAGTGCACGTGACTTTCCCGGGATGCCCTTCAACAAAATGCTCACCTTCCCCGTGGAGCTGAGCCTGCGCACAGACCCGAGCGGCTCACCATGGATCTACGCAAATCCTGTTGAAGAGATTGCCGAACTCATCGAAGAAACACGCGAGTGGACTAATGTACCCCTTGGCGGCTCCAATGCTATTCCGAACACGTGGGGCGAAGCCTACATGATCGATGCGAGTTTCGAATGGGGTAGTGCCAGTTCGCTGACCTTCGACCTCGGAACAGCCGAAGTCACCTACAACATTTCTACACGGACTCTCAGTTGCACGCCGGATGGAGCGCATACATCCAGTCGCCACATGGATGGCTCAACACCTCTTGGCGATTCGTTGCGCTTGCAGATCCTTGTCGATGTTGGATCGGTAGAGATCTTCGGCAATGACGGGCACCGCTACATGACGATCGCAGTACCGCCCAGAGCCGGAGAGCAGTCGCTGTCGCTGACGGCTCAGGGATCAGGCGCCGTGCTCAAACAGATGTTCCTTCACAAGCTTGGTTCCTGCTGGGAACGCACGCCGGAACCACCTGCGATTCGGGGCGAGGGTCTCTTCCTATACTAA